In Armatimonadota bacterium, the genomic stretch GGCCGCCCGGCAAGGACGGCCATCCGCTTGCCGTCTGCGCCATCCGCCTCATGGCGGCCTTGATGTCGTCTGTCTGCGGCAGGCAGAGATCCTCCAACCCCGGGCTATAGGGCATCGGCACGTGCGCACCGCCGATCACCCGCGGTGGCGCGTCGAGCAGATTGAACGCGTTCTCCACCACCTGGCGCACGATCTCGGCACCCATGCCCGCGACCGCGGTCGCCCCCTGGATGACGAGGAGGCGGTGGGTCTTACGCAGCGACTCGATGATCAACCCCAGGTCGAGGGGCATCAGAGTGCGAGGGTCCATGACCTCGACCTCGATCCCCTCCGGGGCCAGCTCCTGCGCCGCTGCCAGCACAAGGCGCAGGAAGTATGACGTCGAGATGACGGTCAGATGCGCCCCCGGGTGGCGAATCACCCCCTTGCCGATGGGCACCAGGTATTCCTTGTCCGGCACCTCCCCCTTGACGCCGTAGAGCAGGCGGTGCTCCAGGAAGATCACTGGCTCGTCGTCGCGGATGGGGCTCTTGAGCAGCCCCTTGGCGTCATAGGGTGTCGAGGGGATTACCACCTTTAACCCCGGTGTGTGTACGAACCAGGCCTCCAGGCTCTGTGAATGCTGCGCCGCTTCGCGCGTGCCGGCGCCCTGCTGTCCGCGAATCACCAGCGGCACTTTGACTGCCCCGCCCGACATCAGACTCAACTTGGCGGCCTGGTTCACGACCTGGTCAATAGCGGTAGTGATGAAGTCAACGTACATGATCTCCACCACCGGCCGCAGCCCTGCCAGCGCTGCGCCTACCGCCACACCGATGAACCCCGACTCCGAAACCGGCGTCCGCCGCACCCGCATCGCGCCGAAGCGTTGCAGGTGCCCCTTCTGGGTTTGCCACACGCCGCCGAAGCGCCCAATGTCCTCTCCTATCTGGAAGACCGATGGGGCGCGCTCCATCTCCTCAAACAGAGCCTCGCCGATGGCCGCAGTGTAGGTTATCTCACGCATTGCCAGTTCCCCCGGGGATGCTCGGCGATGAAGGTGGCAGAATCGGGATATGGGCTCTCCATTGCGAAAGCCGCCGCCGCGGCGACCGCCGCGTCAGCGCGGCGACGGACGTCCTCGACCTCGGCTGGAGTGACGTCGCCACTGGCGAGCATCCTTCGTTCGAGACAAGTGATCGGATCTCGGCGGCGCCAGCCCTCCTCCTCCCCGCGCGGACGGTGCCGGTGGTCGTGCAGCACCATGCAGTGGCCCTCATAGCGGTAAGTGTTGCACTCGAGCAATGACGGGCCCTCGCCAGCGCGGGCACGAGCGATGGCGCGCTTCGCCGTCTCGCGGACCAGCAGCACGTCGTTACCGTCAACCACCTCGCCGGAGATGCCGTAACCTGCGGCGCGCATCGCGACATCCGGGACGCACAGGCTTTCCGTCACCGCTGTGGTCGCCGCGTAGTGGTTGTTCTCGCACACGTAGACTATCGGTAATTGCCAAAGGGCGGCCATGTTCAAGCTTTCGTGAAATGTGCCCTGGTTGGCCGCGCCATCGCCGAAGAAACAGATGACGACCTGGTCACCGCCGCGATACTTGACCGCGTAGGCCGCGCCGGTGGCGATGGGGATGCCGGCGCCCACGATCCCGTTGCCCCCCAGCAGTCCGATCTCCGGCGCAAACAGGTGCATGGAGCCGCCGCGCCCCCGGCTGTAGCCTGTCTCGC encodes the following:
- a CDS encoding alpha-ketoacid dehydrogenase subunit beta, with protein sequence MREITYTAAIGEALFEEMERAPSVFQIGEDIGRFGGVWQTQKGHLQRFGAMRVRRTPVSESGFIGVAVGAALAGLRPVVEIMYVDFITTAIDQVVNQAAKLSLMSGGAVKVPLVIRGQQGAGTREAAQHSQSLEAWFVHTPGLKVVIPSTPYDAKGLLKSPIRDDEPVIFLEHRLLYGVKGEVPDKEYLVPIGKGVIRHPGAHLTVISTSYFLRLVLAAAQELAPEGIEVEVMDPRTLMPLDLGLIIESLRKTHRLLVIQGATAVAGMGAEIVRQVVENAFNLLDAPPRVIGGAHVPMPYSPGLEDLCLPQTDDIKAAMRRMAQTASGWPSLPGGPGATVRRATNQRAPLFGPP
- a CDS encoding thiamine pyrophosphate-dependent enzyme gives rise to the protein MRDALQLLEQMQTIRRFEETAKQLYHKGLVYGALHLYIGEEAVAVGVCSALREDDYFTSTHRGHGHCIAKGGDLGRMMAELLGRETGYSRGRGGSMHLFAPEIGLLGGNGIVGAGIPIATGAAYAVKYRGGDQVVICFFGDGAANQGTFHESLNMAALWQLPIVYVCENNHYAATTAVTESLCVPDVAMRAAGYGISGEVVDGNDVLLVRETAKRAIARARAGEGPSLLECNTYRYEGHCMVLHDHRHRPRGEEEGWRRRDPITCLERRMLASGDVTPAEVEDVRRRADAAVAAAAAFAMESPYPDSATFIAEHPRGNWQCVR